In Lujinxingia sediminis, the sequence TCGTCGGCGCTGGCCTGCACGGTGATCTGGCAGACGGCGTTGAGGTAGGTGCGCAGGGGCAGAAAGTCGCTGAGCTTAAAGCGTTTGAGCAGATCACCCACCGAGCGTCCGACCGCGCCGAGGAGCACCAGGTAGCCTGGCGAGCGGCCCAGGTGGCGCATCAGGTTGGAGGGGTTAAAGGGGGGGAGAAGGGTGGGATCGTCGAAGAGCGCCCAGAGAGCATCGGCGACGCGCTTCTGGTAGTCGAAGAAGCGATGGATGGCAGCGGTGGGGGCCCCGGGGAGCGCGCAGAACGACGCGCTAAGCGCCCGGCGGTCGCTGGAGATGGGCAGCTCAAAGTCGGGAGCGCGCAGGGTGACGAGCGGGTCCATGCTTTCAAAACGCACCGGCAGGTTGTGGCGCTCGATCCAGCGGGCAAAGAGCTGACCTTCGCCAAAGCCGCTGAAGAGGGTGGCGCCGGACTCAAAGCGGTAGCCGCGGCGGCGAAAGGTGCTGGCGCAGCCGCCCGGGTAGGTGAGGCGTTCAAAGAGGGCGACTGAGGCGCCGCGTTCGGCCAGGGTAAGCGCGGCGCTCAGGCCGCCGAAGCCAGCGCCGATGACGGCGACATCGACCAGATTGGATGTGTTCATGGGGGGACTGCCGACTGCAAGGGAAAGGGAAGGGGAGCGGGTCGGCAGAAGAGGTAGGCACCGAGACGCGATGGCAAGGGGGCCTCAGGGGCTCGCCAGGGTTCCGTGGGAATCGTCGGTGTGACCCTGTGACGGGTGGATGAGTTGGAGGAGCCTGGCGAGGTCGTAGTCGGTGTGGGGGCCGTGCATACGGGCGACGAGGCTGCGGGCGAAGATGAGGTCGGGGAGCTCGTCGATGGCCAGGTGAAGCCCGGCGGCTTCGGGGTGGTGGGTGTTGTAGACGTAGAGGCGTCGGCCCAGGTGGGGGCGCTGGTAGAGGGCGAGTGTGACGTGTTCGAGGTGGTCGTGGCGGGTGAGGTGGTTGAGGTGGCGGATGTAAAAGGCGGTGCGGAGGATCTCGATGCTCATGCCGACGGGGAAGGTTCGGCCGTCGACGTTGCTCAAAAAGTCGAGGTGATTGTTCCGGGCGATGGCGATCATCTGGCGCAGGGTGGGGATGTCGACAAAGGCGTTGTCGCCGTTGATGCGCGCGGCAAAGTCGAAGCCGGCGGTACGCGCAGCACCGGCGAAGCGTCCGGCCACATCGTGCAGATCGCCGCGGTAGCAGCTCACGCCCTCCGCGCGGCAGAAGCGGGCGATCGGGTCATCGGAGGATTCCACCGAGGTGGCCACGACGATGTCGTCTAAGGGGAGCGCATGGGTCAGGCGTTCGAGCACAAAGCCGAGCAGAGGGCGGCCTCCCAGGGGCATCAGGGCCTTTCCGGGGAGGCGGCTGGAGGAGTAGCGGCTCACTACGACGGCGCCAACGCGGGGATGAGGGATCATTTGCGCTCTCCCAGGGCTTTTGCGGGTACGCCACCGACGATGGCGTAGGAGGGAACGTCGCGGCGCACAATGGCCCCGGCGGCCACGATGGCGCCTTTTCCGATGCGTACACCTTTGAGGATTTTGGCGCCGGCCCCGATCCAGACGTCGTCTTCGATGACGATCGCTTCGGCCTCGTTGGGCTGGGTGTGGATGGGGGCGCTGCGGCGGGCCTGGTGGTCGCTGTCGACGATGTAGACAAAGGGCGCGATCAGGCAATCGCGGCCGATGGTGATGCCGGCCGAGGCGAAGAGGTAGGTGTGGTAGCCGATCGAGCAGTTCTGACCGATGCGGATATGCGCCCGGGGGTTGCAGGCGCAGAGCCGGGCACCCTCTTTGAGGACGGTGTGGGCGCCGATGTGGATGTTGGCCGGGTAGCGCATCAGGGCGACGTTGCGGTCCACGAAGACACCGTAGCCCAGGTAGCCGAGGGTGGGTTTGTGGCGGAGCCAGCGCAGGCGATGAATGAGGCGAAAGCGCAGGTGCTGGCGCATCTGATTGCTCATGGCGACCTCCCTTTTGAGGGGGCAGCAGGTCTGCCGGAGGTCTTCGAGAGCGCCCCCCGACGACGATGTCGCATAGCCTAAAACTACCCACGCCGGCCGGAGCGCAAAGCTCGGGCCGGCGTGGGGGTGGGCCGGGGAGGTACGATGGGGTGCGGGCTCAGCCTTCGGGAGTGAGCTCTTCGGCGGCGTCGCCTTCCGGGGGGAGCTCGTCCGTGGCGTCGCCTTCGGGGGTGACCTCGTCGCCGGGTTCGGCGGGCTCAGCAGGCTCAGCAGGCTCAGCAGGCTCAGTGCTGGCCGGCGGCGCCACGATAT encodes:
- a CDS encoding cytidylyltransferase domain-containing protein encodes the protein MIPHPRVGAVVVSRYSSSRLPGKALMPLGGRPLLGFVLERLTHALPLDDIVVATSVESSDDPIARFCRAEGVSCYRGDLHDVAGRFAGAARTAGFDFAARINGDNAFVDIPTLRQMIAIARNNHLDFLSNVDGRTFPVGMSIEILRTAFYIRHLNHLTRHDHLEHVTLALYQRPHLGRRLYVYNTHHPEAAGLHLAIDELPDLIFARSLVARMHGPHTDYDLARLLQLIHPSQGHTDDSHGTLASP
- a CDS encoding acyltransferase: MSNQMRQHLRFRLIHRLRWLRHKPTLGYLGYGVFVDRNVALMRYPANIHIGAHTVLKEGARLCACNPRAHIRIGQNCSIGYHTYLFASAGITIGRDCLIAPFVYIVDSDHQARRSAPIHTQPNEAEAIVIEDDVWIGAGAKILKGVRIGKGAIVAAGAIVRRDVPSYAIVGGVPAKALGERK